A section of the Ciona intestinalis chromosome 4, KH, whole genome shotgun sequence genome encodes:
- the LOC100181049 gene encoding creatine kinase S-type, mitochondrial-like, giving the protein MLKPGSHPLRKLPFPPSADFPDLSKHHNIMKNHLTPGVYAQLRDRVTPNGITLDQCIQTGVDNPGHPFIKIVGLVAGDEESYETFKELFYPVIKERHNGYDPETMVHPIDLDPSKLAGGKLDEKYVLSSRVRTGRAIRGIPHPPMCSRAERREVERVVTDALQGLPKDLEGKYYSLKTMTDKEQDQLIDDHFLFDKPVSPLLTSAGMARDWPDGRGIFHNDKKNFLVWINEEDHSRIISMEKGGNMKSVFERFCRGINEVEKLIQEKGWEFQKSENLGYILTCPSNIGNGLRCGVHVKLPKLSQEPKFNEILEKLRLQKRGTGGVDTAAVGGTFDISNLDRLGKSEVQLVQEVVDGVSLMIDMEKKLEKRQSIQHLIPK; this is encoded by the exons ATGCTGAAGCCAGGCTCCCACCCACTTCGCAAGTTGCCGTTCCCCCCA AGCGCTGATTTTCCTGACTTGTCAAAGCACCACAATATTATGAAGAATCATCTTACCCCTGGTGTGTATGCGCAACTGAGAGACAGAGTCACGCCGAACGGTATCACCCTAGACCAGTGTATTCAGACTGGTGTAGACAACCCTGGCCACCCGTTCATTAAGATCGTGGGACTCGTGGCAGGAGACGAGGAATCATACGag ACCTTCAAAGAGCTTTTCTATCCCGTCATAAAGGAGAGGCACAACGGTTATGATCCCGAAACCATGGTCCACCCCATTGATTTGGACCCGTCTAAACTCGCAGGGGGAAAGTTGGACGAAAA ATACGTCCTCTCATCCCGTGTAAGAACTGGACGTGCAATTCGTGGAATCCCCCACCCACCTATGTGCAGCAGAGCGGAACGACGTGAAGTGGAGCGTGTCGTGACGGATGCTCTGCAAGGATTGCCAAAGGACCTTGAAGGGAAGTATTATTCGTTGAAGACGATGACTGATAAGGAGCAAGATCAACTTATTGAC gACCACTTCCTGTTCGACAAACCGGTGTCGCCTTTGCTGACGTCAGCTGGCATGGCACGTGACTGGCCCGACGGTCGAGGAATCTTCCACAACGATAAGAAGAACTTCCTCGTGTGGATCAATGAAGAGGATCACTCCAGGATCATTTCAATGGAGAAGGGAGGAAACATGAAG TCCGTGTTCGAGCGCTTCTGCCGCGGCATCAACGAGGTCGAGAAACTCATCCAAGAAAAAGGTTGGGAGTTCCAGAAGTCAGAAAACCTTGGCTACATCCTGACTTGCCCGTCCAATATTGGAAACGGTCTTAGATGCGGAGTCCACGTTAAACTGCCAAAGCTCTCACAG GAACCCAAATTCAATGAGATCCTGGAGAAGCTTCGTCTCCAGAAGCGTGGAACCGGTGGTGTGGACACAGCTGCCGTAGGTGGAACTTTTGATATCTCCAACCTTGATCGACTTGGGAAATCCGAG gtgcaACTGGTGCAAGAAGTGGTTGATGGAGTAAGCCTTATGATTGATATGGAAAAGAAATTGGAGAAAAGACAAAGCATCCAACACCTTATTCCAAAATAA
- the LOC100183447 gene encoding tetratricopeptide repeat protein 37, with translation MSTKAIKSSLKAAKSAIQQKEFDEALLHCKAVLREDSGNYNGLVFAGLVYAELGQFENSSTAYQDAVKSSPNQSLAYQGLINLYTKHKKVKLSAGENDQLVSAYGGIIKLTESSANEAKTLELYVGLANTLCSLGRAEDSFKTLQKVCNKLNTDKFDVKFEAVYGAVVSTVSIAQDVNIAGFADLIINCTIYYCKLPAKTDEELDSSLLAMMKCCQKDSTTYDKCLKLLAQCLLSGDITLTSFLKDLLIQIKLQTEIINTKDDTKSYSSIVSEHLSPYKEVADGYDLYNDMKYEESKGKLESALQSADDFIPGWKLLCRVHLVMHQYNAAENIAKSAIQKCKHVQSNHASTWVVQVPMLSEIKLELTLLLATSMSYSRDQTVVKQAVGTFEKLLKVHPTLEVYHGLNRAAIQCKDWKLARSTLKELEKKFGASDESKTWIAYLTYQDGDLQTSLLMLKKITEDHPSCISAHLIYGKLMWEIEEYKVDKTKCFTTFLKAAKLDPYESEAFYYIGLFYQDVIKDSTRAMKCFNKSIALDTFNEKAGLALADLYIKEENMAAAVEVYNSLSSSSTPGTCKLTWLRLGLCKLKLKETESAIKSFQAALRADANDHICWECLGEAYMQRGSHGAALKSFQKASELQPGSVFSVHQMAAIKQLLGQFTEAIEVYHQVLEMKPDYVPALKGLGESHLSIAHSMLSEGRDLTCVDHVNEALKFFAKALCLRPDIACLWSSVGDCLTCIHPLHNTSFTLSIPTTLLGKQLKDCDETKIMGKLEVLQLGEKFYLHGIRLSKSTATMLYNLGMNYFHQAKSCGDDNKAKLLASKSVEVLKISISHGSKNPISWNALGVVCASTYVQNLQLAQHCFITSINLESNNCRAWSNLGMLYLQHNHVEMAHKAFKVAQSLDPSFCNSWIGQAAIAGMIGSNEAMDLFRHSTELGLHMQAACGYSSRVCNLLYECKDRSDKNYVENIHKLNGISAAVVQLSKYCQRNPACPHSITMLAYLLEESGLFPLSEKYYYQALTLLQSELTDVKTDDKKVDRAKSNYARILYTNGKYSEAISAYKSISQPLHHDLCMLALSLYMAGKLNDSNNILDQANQMVEDTKQKDLIKLAKAIIFSELKKNKESKKALKELGNCPEALEVLCCLEISEKKHADATSVLNELYALLSHDPVAMETYKHFLLSISVKIKPYPKHAVTTLQRFIHRFPNQWQLWELLSRLVLTEPTYMHSNIAYIAANRACNLYTSDDGSQARNHHRHDKSLRQLVDDDFKVKKSLAYSVLACGKHDPSQGSHLKVDALKAAQRLVHSHPNTVESWSILGSVCHARTIYSKVKSGVGLLNDECKRISNFVSNQSSNKLHEWAIKQNMLSSIIDHDHDAVTDLASKITLNFEESDVFVTLSECDVAHHRLQAIQGHVIDELDNVAVSQSSSLVSKKLIAGAYQKLGMYEKAYNVFCNMLKLKLNKLERFNLLIRVAHIGLVAAAIDSDVTKWVNIASDAVNEAVGLNRDSPVAQLLEGLCHRMSKNKKKMKSAFDRLISSESCHPMCESQVIAESCLALN, from the exons ATGTCCACCAAAGCAATTAAATCATCTTTAAAGGCTGCTAAATCAGCAATTCAACAAAAGGAATTCGATGAAGCTTTACTACATTGTAAG GCTGTATTAAGAGAAGATTCTGGTAACTACAATGGTCTTGTTTTTGCTGGTTTGGTTTACGCTGAACTCGGGCAATTTGAAAATTCTTCAACTGCCTACCAAGATGCAGTTAAGTCATCACCAAACCAGTCGTTAGCATACCAAGGCCTTATAAACCTGTATACTAAGCATAAGAAAGTTAAACTATCTGCTGGGGAAAATGATCAACTGGTTTCTGCCTATGGGGGAATTATTAAGTTAACTGAAAG TTCAGCAAATGAAGCCAAAACTTTAGAACTATATGTTGGGTTGGCAAATACATTGTGTTCGCTGGGCCGTGCAGAAGACTCTTTCAAGACACTGCAAAAAGTTTGCAACAAACTAAATACTGACAAATTTGATGTCAAATTTGAGGCAGTTTATGGAGCAGTTGTATCAACTGTTAGTATTGCTCAAGATGTTAATATTGCTGGATTCGCTGACCTG ATTATCAATTGCACAATTTACTACTGCAAATTACCAGCAAAAACTGATGAAGAACTCGACTCTTCCCTCTTAGCTATGATGAAGTGTTGTCAGAAAGATTCAACAACTTATGATAAGTGTTTGAAGCTGCTGGCTCAGTGTTTATTATCTGGGGATATCACTCTGACAAGttttttgaaagatttgctaaTTCAAATTAAACTACAAACAG aaattatTAACACAAAAGATGACACTAAATCATATTCAAGCATTGTATCTGAACACCTAAGCCCATACAAAGAAGTGGCTGACGGCTATGACTTGTACAATGATATGAAATATGAGGAAAGCAAGGGTAAACTTGAATCAGCATTGCAGTCAGCAGATGATTTTATACCAGGATGGAAGTTGTTGTGTAGAGTTCACCTTGTAATGCACCAATACAATGCAGCTGAAAATATTGCTAA ATCTGCCATACAAAAGTGTAAGCATGTACAAAGTAACCATGCTTCTacatgggttgtccaagttccTATGTTAAGTGAGATCAAACTAGAACTAACTCTTCTGCTTGCAACTTCCATGTCTTATTCTCGAGACCAAACAGTTGTGAAACAAGCTGTTGGAACATTTGAAAAG ttattgAAAGTCCACCCCACATTAGAAGTTTACCACGGGCTGAACAGGGCAGCTATACAATGTAAGGATTGGAAACTTGCTAGATCAACCTTAAAAGAGTTGGAGAAAAAGTTTGGTGCAAGTGATGAAAGTAAAACATGGATTGCATATCTTACTTAtcag gaTGGTGATTTGCAAACCTCCTTGTTGATGTTGAAGAAGATAACAGAAGATCATCCTTCTTGCATCAGCGCACATCTTATATATGGAAAGTTGATGTGGGAGATTGAGGAATATAAAGTTgataaaactaaatgttttacaacttttctGAAG GCAGCCAAGCTTGATCCATATGAAAGTGAAGCATTTTATTACATTGGACTTTTCTACCAAGATGTGATAAAAGATTCAACTCGTGCCATGAAATGCTTCAACAAATCTATAGCTCTGGATACATTTAATGAGAAGGCAGGTCTGGCACTTGCAGACCTTTATATCAAGGAAG AGAACATGGCAGCTGCAGTTGAAGTTTACAATTCACTTTCATCATCATCAACACCTGGTACTTGCAAGTTAACTTGGCTTAGATTGGGGTTGtgtaaacttaaattaaaagaaacagAATCTGCTATCAAAAGTTTTCAAGCTGCACTGAGAGCAGATGCAAATGACCA tatttGCTGGGAGTGCCTTGGTGAAGCATACATGCAGAGAGGCAGCCATGGTGCTGCGTTGAAATCTTTCCAAAAAGCTTCAGAACTTCAACCTGGATCAGTGTTCAGTGTACATCAGATGGCAGCTATTAAACAG TTGCTTGGTCAATTCACTGAAGCCATTGAAGTCTATCATCAAGTTTTGGAAATGAAACCTGATTATGTTCCAGCCCTGAAGG GTTTGGGTGAGAGCCATCTATCCATTGCTCACTCCATGTTAAGTGAAGGACGTGATTTAACTTGCGTGGATCACGTTAATGAAGCTTTGAAGTTTTTTGCTAAAGCTTTATGCTTGAG aCCTGACATAGCTTGCTTGTGGAGTTCAGTTGGTGATTGTTTGACTTGCATTCATCCATTACATAACACTAGCTTTACTTTGTCCATTCCTACAACGTTGTTGGGTAAACAATTGAAAGATTGTGATGAAACAAAGATAATGGGAAAGTTGGAG GTATTACAACTTGGTGAAAAGTTTTATCTTCATGGAATCCGCTTATCCAAGTCTACTGCTACCATGTTGTATAACTTGGGAATGAACTATTTCCACCAAGCTAAGAGTTGTGGAGATGACAATAAAGCCAAACTTCTTGCTTCCAAATCTGTTGAA GTTCTAAAAATCTCAATATCTCATGGATCTAAAAACCCCATCTCATGGAATGCATTGGGTGTGGTGTGTGCTTCTACCTATGTACAG AACCTCCAACTTGCCCAGCATTGCTTCATTACTTCCATCAATCTTGAATCAAACAACTGCCGGGCTTGGAGTAACTTAGGTATGTTGTACTTGCAACATAACCATGTGGAGATGGCACACAAAGCTTTCAAGGTTGCGCAAAGTTTGGATCCTTCATTTTGTAACTCATGGATAGGACAG GCAGCAATAGCTGGTATGATTGGCAGCAATGAGGCAATGGACTTGTTCCGACACAGTACAGAACTTGGTCTGCATATGCAGGCTGCATGTG GTTACAGTTCAAGAGTTTGCAACCTTCTATATGAATGCAAAGACAGATCtgataaaaattatgttgaaAACATTCATAAATTGAATGGGATATCTGCTGCTGTTGTTCAACTGTCAAAATACTGCCAAAGAAATCCAGCATG CCCACACTCAATCACAATGTTGGCATACCTGCTTGAAGAGTCAGGGTTATTCCCCTTATCCGAGAAATATTACTACCAAGCGTTAACATTGTTGCAATCTGAGTTGACAGATGTTAAAACAGATGACAAGAAGGTGGATAGAGCTAAATCTAATTATGCGAGGATATTATa TACGAATGGTAAATACAGTGAAGCAATATCAGCATACAAGAGTATTTCACAACCATTACATCATGATCTATGTATGTTAGCATTGTCTCTATATATGGCAGGAAAACTAAATGATTCTAACAATATATTGGACCAG GCCAACCAAATGGTAGAAGACACAAAACAGAAAGATCTTATAAAGTTGGCTAAAGCGATTATTTTTAGCgagttgaaaaaaaataaagaatcaAAGAAAGCATTGAAAGAACTTGGAAATTGTCCGGAAGCATTAGAGGTTTTATGCTGTTTAG AAATCTCTGAGAAGAAACATGCAGATGCTACTTCTGTATTAAATGAACTTTATGCATTATTATCACATGATCCGGTTGCCATGGAAACTTACAAACACTTCCTGTTGTCAATCAGTGTGAAAATAAAACCTTACCCAAAACATGCTGTAACTACTTTACAACGCTTTATACATAG gTTTCCAAACCAGTGGCAACTATGGGAGCTTTTGTCTCGTTTAGTGCTTACAGAACCTACATACATGCATTCAAACATAGCTTATATAGCTGCAAACCGTGCATGTAATTTATATACAAGTGATGATGGAAGCCAAGCAAGGAATCACCATAGACATGATAAAAGTTTGAGACAATTGGTCGATGATGATTTTAAAGTTAAGAAATCATTGGCATATTCAGTGTTAGCATGTGGGAAGCATGACCCAAGTCAAGG ATCTCATCTTAAAGTAGATGCTCTCAAGGCCGCACAAAGACTTGTGCACAGTCATCCAAATACTGTTGAGTCATGGTCAATACTTGGTTCAGTGTGCCATGCCAGGACTATTTATTCAAA GGTAAAATCTGGAGTGGGTTTGTTAAATGATGAATGCAAAAGAATTTCAAACTTTGTGTCCAATCAGAGTTCAAATAAGCTTCATGAATGGGCGATCAAGCAGAACATGTTGTCAAGTATCATTGACCATGATCATGATGCTGTGACCGACCTTGCTTCAAAG ATTACTTTAAACTTCGAAGAGTCTGATGTGTTTGTTACGCTTAGCGAGTGCGATGTCGCACACCACCGCTTACAAGCCATCCAAGGTCATGTGATTGATGAACTGGATAATGTTGCTGTGTCACAATCATCGTCTTTAGTCAGCAAAAAG TTAATCGCCGGCGCCTATCAAAAGTTGGGAATGTATGAGAAAGCATACAATGTGTTTTGCAACATGTTGAagttaaaattgaacaaaCTTGAACGTTTCAACTTGTTGATACGTGTTGCTCACATCGGGTTGGTTGCCGCAGCAATTgatagtgatgtcacaaagtgGGTTAACATCGCAAGTGATGCAGTGAATGAAGCTGTTGGGTTGAATCGGGATTCCCCTGTTGCGCAACTGTTGGAGGGCCTGTGCCATAGAatgagtaaaaataaaaa GAAAATGAAGTCTGCATTTGATCGATTGATTTCTAGTGAATCTTGTCACCCAATGTGTGAATCGCAAGTCATAGCTGAATCATGTCTTGCTTTGAATTGA
- the LOC113474162 gene encoding uncharacterized protein LOC113474162: MHKAVVSLLIGLCLSGNIGVTTGNNKYSGTFEKQIASSGGAKHFSVHYKKCYTSIPSSVQLTLTTYPIHLNFILSVPHVFQSFFVAKMERRFHPNLGWDNSTFVVDWVACFDSVGNCAQPPIIAE, translated from the exons ATGCACAAAGCAGTTGTCAGTCTCCTAATAGGTCTCTGCTTGTCTGGTAACATTGGTGTGACAACAG gTAACAACAAATACAGTGGAACTTTTGAGAAACAAATTGCATCATCTGGTGGCGCCAAGCATTTTAGtgttcattataaaaaatgctaCACTTCTATCCCTTCCTCAGTTCAACTTACACTTACCACTTATCCCATCCATTTGAATTTTATTCTTTCAGTCCCCCATGTGTTCCAAAGTTTCTTTGTTGCAAAAATGGAAAGGCGATTCCATCCAAATCTAGGGTGGGACAACTCAACATTTGTAGTTGATTGGGTGGCATGTTTCGATTCAG TGGGAAACTGTGCTCAACCACCTATAATTGCAGAATAG